From a region of the Gordonia sp. PP30 genome:
- a CDS encoding SDR family oxidoreductase: MAEYTLAGKNVLIAGGAKNLGGLIARQSAAAGANVAIHFNSEASRADAEETLAAVQGAGVKGVLIQADLTVPDNVTRLFEEAEAGIGTIDVAVNTVGKVLRKPIVETTEDEYDSMFDVNAKSAYFFLKEAGTRLADHGKVITIVTSLLAAFTDGYSTYAGGKSPVEHFTRAAAKEFADRGISVTAVAPGPMDTPFFYGQETPERVAFHKSQAMGGQLTRIEDIAPIVAFLATDGWWITGQTIFANGGYTTR, encoded by the coding sequence ATGGCCGAGTACACACTCGCGGGAAAGAACGTCCTCATCGCCGGCGGCGCCAAGAATCTGGGCGGCCTGATCGCCCGGCAGTCGGCCGCGGCGGGGGCGAACGTCGCCATCCACTTCAACTCCGAGGCGAGCCGCGCGGATGCGGAGGAGACCTTGGCCGCCGTCCAGGGCGCCGGGGTCAAGGGCGTGCTGATCCAGGCGGATCTCACCGTTCCCGACAACGTCACGCGGCTGTTCGAGGAGGCCGAAGCCGGAATCGGGACGATCGACGTCGCGGTCAACACCGTCGGCAAGGTACTGCGCAAGCCCATCGTGGAGACCACCGAGGACGAGTACGACTCGATGTTCGACGTGAACGCCAAGTCCGCGTACTTCTTCCTCAAGGAAGCCGGCACCCGCCTCGCCGACCACGGCAAGGTCATCACGATCGTCACGTCGCTGCTGGCCGCCTTCACCGACGGCTACTCGACCTACGCCGGCGGCAAGTCGCCGGTGGAGCACTTCACCCGGGCCGCCGCCAAGGAATTCGCCGACCGCGGCATCTCGGTGACGGCCGTGGCGCCCGGCCCGATGGACACGCCGTTCTTCTACGGTCAGGAGACGCCCGAGCGCGTCGCCTTCCACAAGTCGCAGGCCATGGGCGGCCAGCTGACCCGGATCGAGGACATCGCACCGATCGTCGCGTTCCTCGCCACCGACGGATGGTGGATCACCGGTCAGACCATCTTCGCCAACGGCGGCTACACCACCCGCTGA
- a CDS encoding TetR/AcrR family transcriptional regulator — translation MTETANSDTRERMIVAAADLIASAPGEDFSLRAVCDAVGVKMPTLYHFFGSKQGLIEAVIERGFDLYLGEKSAMESSGDPIQDIRAGWDAHVAFGLDNPGFYTLMYGKVRPGYSPAAQGRATAILGALTERAARQGRLAVPAEQAAAHVLATNIGVTLRQIIQATPDPALSDAVREATLAAITGAGVRTDSPLAAAIEIAAANPEVLGGTETRLLIEWLGMLDASAGR, via the coding sequence ATGACAGAGACTGCGAACAGTGATACACGGGAGCGGATGATCGTCGCCGCCGCCGACCTGATCGCCTCGGCGCCCGGCGAGGACTTCTCGCTGCGTGCGGTCTGCGACGCCGTGGGCGTCAAGATGCCCACCCTGTATCACTTCTTCGGGTCCAAGCAGGGGCTCATCGAGGCCGTGATCGAGCGGGGCTTCGACCTGTATCTCGGGGAGAAGTCCGCCATGGAGTCGTCGGGCGATCCGATTCAGGACATCCGTGCGGGCTGGGATGCGCACGTGGCTTTCGGGCTGGACAACCCGGGTTTCTACACGCTGATGTACGGGAAGGTCCGCCCCGGCTACTCGCCCGCCGCGCAGGGGAGGGCGACCGCGATCCTCGGCGCGCTCACCGAGCGGGCGGCACGACAGGGCAGGCTGGCGGTGCCCGCCGAGCAGGCGGCGGCGCACGTGCTGGCGACCAACATCGGCGTCACCCTGCGCCAGATCATCCAGGCGACCCCCGATCCGGCGCTCTCGGACGCCGTGCGGGAGGCCACACTCGCCGCGATCACCGGCGCGGGCGTGCGGACCGACAGTCCGCTCGCCGCCGCGATCGAGATCGCGGCGGCGAACCCCGAGGTTCTGGGCGGGACCGAGACGCGTCTGCTCATCGAATGGCTCGGGATGCTGGACGCGTCGGCCGGCAGGTGA